The region TCTTAGCGGAAAAAGGCGTAGACGTGAAGATCTGGGCGTTCAAACCCGAAACCGCCGAAGATATCAACACCCACCACCGTAACCAAGAGTTCCTCCCCGATGCCATCCTACCTACCAGTCTCACCGCTAGTAGCGACCTCACTGAAGTCGTCCAAGATCGTGATGTTGTTCTCTTAGTTACCCCCTCAAACGTCCTCATTCAAACCGCACGCCAACTCCTCAGCATTCCCTGCATTGCAGAAGGCAAAGCGATCATCGCTTGCGCCACCAAGGGTCTTATTCGTCTACCCTCGGGCGACGGGCAACTCCTGCTTGATGGTCTTGAAAATTATCTTCCCGGTTTTTACAAAGGCAACATGGTCTATATTTCGGGGCCTAGCCATGCCGAAGAGATCGCCCAAGGTAAAGTTACCGCCCTTGTCGCCGCCTCGCAAAATCCCATGAATGCCATCATTGTGCGTGAGCTCTTTACCGCACCCACCTTACGCGTCTTCTCTTCCATTGATGTTAGTGGTGTACAAGTGGTTGCCGCCCTCAAAAATGTTGTCGCCCTCGCCTTTGGCGCTATCGAAGCCTATGCCGAAAAGAGCAACAATATCGGCGATAACACCGAAAGCTTCCTTCTCTCTGCCGGTCTCAATGAAATGATGATTCTTGCCCGTGCCATGGGATCGACTCACTTTGAAACCATCACCGGGCCTGCCGGCATTGGCGATCTCGATGTAACCTGTCGCAGTAAGTATGGCCGCAACCGTCGCTTTGGGCGCTCTATCTACGAGCAAAACCTCCTCAACGACTTCGCCGATCTTGACGATCTCATGGCAAATGTTACCACGAAAGTGGGCTACCTCCCCGAAGGTGTATTCGCTGCACGCACCGCCTATCTTACTGCGCAAAAGTACAACCTACGTACCCCGATGTTCACCGCAATTTACCGCGTTCTCAATAAAGAACTCGACGTAGAAAGCGCCGTTCAAGAGCTCATCTACGGAGTGTAAATGCCGCCCCACGATATTCTCTTTGGTGGCTCTTTTGACCCCATTCACCGCGCACATATCGCCATTGCAACCAAGGCGCGCTCCCAATTGGGAGCCGACCGCTTTTTCTTTCTTCCCACCAAAGAGAATCCGCTCAAACCACCGCTTATTGCCAGCCCAAAAGATCGCCTCATCATGCTTCATCTCGCCACGCGCCATCTACCTTGGGCGACCGTCCTCCCCGACGAAATAGAACGTACCGACCAAAAACCCAGCTACACTATCGACACACTAGAAGAACTGCTCCAAAAAGAGATCATCCGCCCCAAGCCCTACCTCCTCATCGGCAGTGATATTCTTCCGCAACTGCCCCACTGGCATCGCATCGATGACCTACTTTCACAAGTAACCTTAGCTGTTATCACGCGTCAAGAGGTCTCGCCCAGTAGCCCCTACCCCTATCAGCTTATCTCCATTCCACATATTGATATATCTAGTACATCTATTCGAGAAACTCTCTCCAAAGAAGATCTCCATCCTGACGTTTGGGAGTACATAAATTATGCAAAGCTCTATCAGTAGTGTGATACAGGCACTCGCCAAGGCCGAGCTCTCCCCAGCGCGCTATCAACACAGCGCACGGGTCGTCTACGTAATGAAACAGATACACAAGCGTCTCCACTTACCCATCGAAATCGACCTTATTGAACTAGCAGGGTGGGCGCATGATATCGCCCGAGAGTGGCCAGAAGAGGTCTTAGCCTCCGCCATTCAGAAGTATCATCGCACCGATTATCTATCGTCGCATGCCCATCCAGCCCTCTGGCATGCGATTGTTGCTATGCCCTACATTCAAGAACAATGTGGATTTTACCATCCAGAGGTCGATCAAGCCGTCATTCATCACAGCACAGCCGTTAAAAACAACTCCTTACTAGGAAAACTTTTATTCATTGCTGATGAGTGCGAGCCCGCACGCGATCATCTTACCCCCACCCATCACTTGATGCTAGCACATGGCTCACTTGATGATATTTATTACTTTATAATTAAAGAGCAGATTAAATTTTTTCACCAAATAAATCAATCCCTATCGCATCTCACCCTAGATGCGTATAAAGAAGGAAGAGACCTCATGCAAAAAACGATAAAATCATTTCACCAAAACCCTTTTAAAGAGAATACCTACCTGCTTATCCATGAACAAACCATGCTCATTGTCGACCCTGGTGTCAAGGTAGAAGAGCTCGCACCGACTATTCTTGCCAGTGAAATTACAGAAGCAAAGATTATCTACACCCACGGGCATTTTGATCATATTGTCTTTGGCTATGATCTCGAACAATTTCTTTCACTACAAAAAATTCCCTATGAGAGTTATGCTCCCAGTGCTGAATCATTCTACTTTGGGGAAAAGGCCTTAGCTCACATTCAAGATGTCATTAAAATGTATGGATTAGAAGATTTTTATCACTGCAAAAATATTCCAACCATCCAACGCTTTCTCGAAGATGCACAGCCCATCGATTTTCTCGACTTCATCTTCTACCACACCCCCGGACATTCCATGGGTAGTGGGGTGTTCTATAGTAAATCACTTAATACCCTCTTCTCTGGAGACACCATCTTCGCCAATGGCTCTATCGGACGCACCGACTTCCCCGACAGCTCCCCGCAACAGATGGAAGCATCCCTCCAGCGTATCTTCTCGCTCTTCCCA is a window of Entomospira culicis DNA encoding:
- the nadD gene encoding nicotinate (nicotinamide) nucleotide adenylyltransferase codes for the protein MPPHDILFGGSFDPIHRAHIAIATKARSQLGADRFFFLPTKENPLKPPLIASPKDRLIMLHLATRHLPWATVLPDEIERTDQKPSYTIDTLEELLQKEIIRPKPYLLIGSDILPQLPHWHRIDDLLSQVTLAVITRQEVSPSSPYPYQLISIPHIDISSTSIRETLSKEDLHPDVWEYINYAKLYQ
- a CDS encoding MBL fold metallo-hydrolase, coding for MQSSISSVIQALAKAELSPARYQHSARVVYVMKQIHKRLHLPIEIDLIELAGWAHDIAREWPEEVLASAIQKYHRTDYLSSHAHPALWHAIVAMPYIQEQCGFYHPEVDQAVIHHSTAVKNNSLLGKLLFIADECEPARDHLTPTHHLMLAHGSLDDIYYFIIKEQIKFFHQINQSLSHLTLDAYKEGRDLMQKTIKSFHQNPFKENTYLLIHEQTMLIVDPGVKVEELAPTILASEITEAKIIYTHGHFDHIVFGYDLEQFLSLQKIPYESYAPSAESFYFGEKALAHIQDVIKMYGLEDFYHCKNIPTIQRFLEDAQPIDFLDFIFYHTPGHSMGSGVFYSKSLNTLFSGDTIFANGSIGRTDFPDSSPQQMEASLQRIFSLFPSETTLYPGHGMRSTIAREREIHREFH
- a CDS encoding NAD(P)H-dependent glycerol-3-phosphate dehydrogenase, whose protein sequence is MSNTTNKNMRSIAVVGAGAFGTALAKVLAEKGVDVKIWAFKPETAEDINTHHRNQEFLPDAILPTSLTASSDLTEVVQDRDVVLLVTPSNVLIQTARQLLSIPCIAEGKAIIACATKGLIRLPSGDGQLLLDGLENYLPGFYKGNMVYISGPSHAEEIAQGKVTALVAASQNPMNAIIVRELFTAPTLRVFSSIDVSGVQVVAALKNVVALAFGAIEAYAEKSNNIGDNTESFLLSAGLNEMMILARAMGSTHFETITGPAGIGDLDVTCRSKYGRNRRFGRSIYEQNLLNDFADLDDLMANVTTKVGYLPEGVFAARTAYLTAQKYNLRTPMFTAIYRVLNKELDVESAVQELIYGV